Part of the Micromonospora rhizosphaerae genome is shown below.
GGCGCTCGCCGGAGGGTGTCAAGGTCTCGACCGGCCCATCCGGCGATCACTAGAGTCGCGCCATGGACCGCTTAGGCAGCACACCGCCGCGCACGCCGGGAGAGCTCAAGCAGGAGATACTGCGCGTTTACAACGCCGTGAACCAGGGCATCGCCGGCGTCGGTGTGAGCCGGCAGCGGGTCGACCTCCTGGACGACCGCATCCTCATCCTCGCCCAGCACCAGCGCGTCAAGGCGCTTGCCACGTTGGACCCCGCGCACCGCGACATCACCCGCAACGTGGACGTGGCGCTGCTGGACGAGGGCAAGCGGCGGCTCGCCCAGGAACTCACGGACAGGATCGGGCTTCCGGTACGCGTCGTCCTCAAGGACTATGACCCGAACACGGAGATCGCGGCGACCGTCGTGGTCCTCGACGCCCCGTTGGTCCTCACCGAGTCGCGGCGCCCTCAGTAGCGGCGGGCCGCCCCGGCCCGATCCACGAAGAAGTCGCTGACGTGCCGCGGCTCCACCACGGTACGTCAGTGACGCGCGTTCGACCTGGGCTACCCGCCGAGCCCCAGCTCCGCGACGTGCTTCGCGAACGCCTCGAGCGCGGCCGCGCCGACCGCCTTGTCCTGCTCGCCGTTGCCGCCGCTGACCCCGACGGCGCCGACGATCTGGCCGTCGTACTCGATGGGGAACCCGCCCACGAAGATGGCGAACTTCCCGGGGTACATGTGGCTGATCCCGAACGCCTCGTTGCCCGGCAGCGCGGGGCCGTTCGGCGGCTCGTTGAACTTGTGGGTCGCCCGCTCATGCCCGGCGGCGGTGAACGCCTTCGCCATCGAGATCTCGACTCCGGTGAGGCGGGCACCGGGCATCCGATGCAGCGCGAGCACATGGCCGCCGTCATCGCAGACGCAGATCGTCTGCCTGACGCCGATCTCCTCCGCCTTCGCTCGGGCTGCGGCCAGCATGGGAAGCGCGTCGTCGAGCGTGATCCGGTAGATCCTGTGCACCTTGCCTCCTCTGCACACTTCACGGGCGGTCCGTGCGACCAGACTGCCGGGGCGCGGAGAGCGCAACAATGGCTAGACTGCCGCGCTACGACGGGGGAAGCTTGTGCAACCTGTCCAAGGAGTTGTCATGGCTGACCCAGCGGGAGTATTGGTCCACGACGGCCCGCCCGGCGACGCGGGGCCGCAGCAGCTGACGGTTGGTCGGCTGCTGCAGGAACGCCTGCTCCGCCCGGCGCGAACGGCGGCTTCCCCCGAGACGCTCGACACCGCCGTCACCTGGTGTCTGCCCTGGGAGGAGGTCCAGGCCGGCGTCGACCCCCTGCCCGGAGTTGTCGTCCATGCCCGGGCCGACCAGGTGCGGCCGGCGGTGCTGCGGGACCTCGGCCTCCGGAGGGCCGCCGCCGTCGTCGTTGCCGGCCGGGCCGGTGAACTCCCGGACCCCCCGGCCAGCCTGCCGATGATTCACGTCGGGGCTCACGTCGGCTTCCGCCACCTCAGTGAGCTGGTGGCGGAACTCGTCCTGGCCCGGGACACTCACGTCCTGCGCTACGGCCTGAGGGTGCACCGCTCGCTGGTGGAGTTGCTCTACCGCGGGGCCGGGTTGGCCGCGCTCGGACACCAGATGGCCCGGCTGTCCGGGTGCGCGGCGGCCATCCTCGACGCACAGTACCGGGTCCTGACGTTCGAGCCCAGCCGCGACCGCGTGTTCGAGGCGACGGCGGTCGCGGACGCGCTACGCGAGGACACGTACGGCACGGCGGCAGACAGCGCCTCACTCAATGGCGCCGCGGCGGCGGGACCAGGGCCGGTCGCTTCCGAGCAGCCGCACGCCGGGCCCCAGGTCCGCACGCTCCTGATCGACGGGATCAGCGCGACGTGCGTGCTCAATCCGATCCTGCTCAGCGGTCGCCACGACGGCTGGGTGGTCATCGTGGAGTCGGCCGATCCACCCAGCCCGCACGACATCGCGCAGCACCGCGTGGTCGTCGAGCAGGCCGCCACCATCGTCGGTACCGAGATGCTGCGCCTGCGCAGCATCGAGCAGGCTGAGGAGCGAGCGCGGGGCGACTTCGTCCACGCGCTGTTGCACGGCCGCTTCTCGAACCAGCACGAGCTGGAGGCCCGAGCGGCACACTACGACTTCCCGGTCGCGGCAACCTACGGCGTGATCGTCGCGAACCAGCTCGGCTCGGTCGGCAGCCCCGATTCCCCGACGGCCCTGTTCCAGCTGGCCCGCCACGCCGCCCGCCTCGACGTCCGACCGGGCGCGCACACCCTGACGACGGTCGTCGGCGACGTGCTCGCGGTGGTCCGGCAGGTCGATCCGGCTGGCCACCGGGACTCGCCGGACGCGGCGGAGCGGGCGCTGGCGGACTTCGCGCGCACCCTGCAGGCGGAGTTGGAACGCCGGACCCACCGCGAGGTTGCCGTGGCGTACGGGCGCTGCGTCGACGGTGCCGGCCGTATCTTCGACAGCTACCGGGAGGCGCGCATCGCGCTCGGGATCCGCACCCGGCTCGGCGTGGACCGGGTCTGCGGCTTCCAGGACCTGCGAGTCTTCGCCACGCTGGTGGAGCTCGCGGAAAGCCCGCAGGGGCGTGCCTTCGCTCGGGACATGCTCGCCCCGCTGCGCGGCTCCCGCGCCGGCGGAAGCGACCTGGAGCAGGCAGTCATCGCCTACGTCGCGTCCGGCGGGAACCTCAACGCCGCAGCGCGGGAACTGCACATCCACCGCAACACGATGCTGTACAAGCTCGACCGCGCCTCGCGGATGCTGCAACTGGACCTGCGGGAGGCCGAGCACCAGTTCTCGGTATGGCTGGCGCACAAGCTCAACCTGCTCGCCGAGACGGTGACAGCCGTCGACCGCGACCTCAACCCGACGTAGTGACCGGCGGTGCCGGGTCGGTGTCGAGCGGGGACGGGTCGGGGCCGACGAAGCTGACCACCAGCCCGACGAGGGCAACCGTCGCGCATCCGGCGAAGAGCAGCAGCAAATTGCCGTACGGATAGACGACCGCCACCCAGGCCGCGCCCAGCGCCGACCCACCGAAGCGCATCATGTTGAACAGTCCGAGGGCGGCACCCGATCTGCCGGCCGGTGACCGGGTCGCCCCCGCGGCGGAGGGTGTCTGGACGAGGGCCACGCCCAC
Proteins encoded:
- a CDS encoding PucR family transcriptional regulator, with translation MADPAGVLVHDGPPGDAGPQQLTVGRLLQERLLRPARTAASPETLDTAVTWCLPWEEVQAGVDPLPGVVVHARADQVRPAVLRDLGLRRAAAVVVAGRAGELPDPPASLPMIHVGAHVGFRHLSELVAELVLARDTHVLRYGLRVHRSLVELLYRGAGLAALGHQMARLSGCAAAILDAQYRVLTFEPSRDRVFEATAVADALREDTYGTAADSASLNGAAAAGPGPVASEQPHAGPQVRTLLIDGISATCVLNPILLSGRHDGWVVIVESADPPSPHDIAQHRVVVEQAATIVGTEMLRLRSIEQAEERARGDFVHALLHGRFSNQHELEARAAHYDFPVAATYGVIVANQLGSVGSPDSPTALFQLARHAARLDVRPGAHTLTTVVGDVLAVVRQVDPAGHRDSPDAAERALADFARTLQAELERRTHREVAVAYGRCVDGAGRIFDSYREARIALGIRTRLGVDRVCGFQDLRVFATLVELAESPQGRAFARDMLAPLRGSRAGGSDLEQAVIAYVASGGNLNAAARELHIHRNTMLYKLDRASRMLQLDLREAEHQFSVWLAHKLNLLAETVTAVDRDLNPT
- a CDS encoding GlcG/HbpS family heme-binding protein, which gives rise to MHRIYRITLDDALPMLAAARAKAEEIGVRQTICVCDDGGHVLALHRMPGARLTGVEISMAKAFTAAGHERATHKFNEPPNGPALPGNEAFGISHMYPGKFAIFVGGFPIEYDGQIVGAVGVSGGNGEQDKAVGAAALEAFAKHVAELGLGG
- a CDS encoding Na-translocating system protein MpsC family protein, coding for MDRLGSTPPRTPGELKQEILRVYNAVNQGIAGVGVSRQRVDLLDDRILILAQHQRVKALATLDPAHRDITRNVDVALLDEGKRRLAQELTDRIGLPVRVVLKDYDPNTEIAATVVVLDAPLVLTESRRPQ